CGCCTTCTTCTCCGGGCTCAGTGGTGAGGTTGACAGTTGAACCAGCCCCGCCTCCCGTGCCTCCAATGTTAATTATGTTACCGCGTACGTTCTTGCGTACCCGGTATCGCCAGTTCCTCCACAAGAGCTGCCAACCCGCACCGTCCTTTTGAATGCCACCTACTGCGTTAAGGGAGGCCGCAATGGTGTCCCACTTGGCTCTTCGATGCTGCTTCGTTTCCCCGGGCATAAAACTCCTGTTATTACAAAGCTCCGGGCACTCTTCCATGAACGATAACAGAAGCAGCTTCTGAGCTTCGGACATGGACATGGCTAAAAAAACGAAGCTACTATTGTGCAAAGACGTACGAGATACACTGTGTCAGACACAGTACGATGAATTAATACCGTACTTACTTGAAACTGCTGGCACGAAGCTCCTTGCCTGCTGACAAGATGATACGTAGTGGTTTGAGCGTCTCGcgtttcgtagcagacgacgctgctaGTTTTGGCACGCGCATATTTCTAATGCACAAGGATCCCTCATTGTTAATTTTTTTCAGCCGTTTCTCATGTTTACAAACTTTGTTTACCGATATTCTTCACAAACACTGTAACTTTCAGCTGTCGTACACGAAGATTTAATGTGCCTACGCGCGTCCGGTATCGAGACTACCGCCATGGAGCGAGccggagaggaggaagttgACGGTGATGTGCACAGTACCCGTTGCAGGCCATTCTCCGTGTCTCGCCGCGCGAGGGAGGCGGTGGCGGCGACATTGAACGGCGTTACGATGCAGCGTTGTGATGACTTGGCCGGCAACGCGCCCCTGATTGCATGTGCGTTagtatatgagtgggatgacgatgaaaaagatgaggcatacacactcgcgcacacacatgacacacgcaaatgagatatcacacacgcaggtgcgtcgtaactgatggggatagtagttcatcgggtcggccaccggagatgaAATGCTATGAAGATAACATTTGATCATTCAGGGCAACAGCTCTGAGGTCAtaggagttcaagcaggttagaagacgtc
This genomic window from Ornithodoros turicata isolate Travis unplaced genomic scaffold, ASM3712646v1 Chromosome11, whole genome shotgun sequence contains:
- the LOC135371421 gene encoding uncharacterized protein LOC135371421, which translates into the protein MSMSEAQKLLLLSFMEECPELCNNRSFMPGETKQHRRAKWDTIAASLNAVGGIQKDGAGWQLLWRNWRYRVRKNVRGNIINIGGTGGGAGSTVNLTTEPGEEGGTRVVDIAASLQGLDSRVMALVGWDTVAGATGSLRVSPQGTVTETAAADEDMQAPQQEMATEQSVQMVCLHYDK